A genomic region of Jeotgalibaca ciconiae contains the following coding sequences:
- a CDS encoding gamma-glutamyl-gamma-aminobutyrate hydrolase family protein (Members of this family of hydrolases with an active site Cys residue belong to MEROPS family C26.) encodes MQKSSFDIPIHKISVEKESYLHQITGKEMMVNSFHHQAIKVVGKGLNVVAKSPDGIIEAVEAKDADVLAIQWHPETMLQMIKSVKISSLT; translated from the coding sequence CCATAAAATTTCGGTTGAAAAAGAAAGCTACCTGCATCAAATTACGGGTAAAGAAATGATGGTTAATTCTTTCCACCATCAAGCAATCAAGGTTGTAGGAAAAGGATTGAATGTTGTAGCAAAAAGTCCAGATGGTATTATTGAAGCAGTTGAAGCAAAAGACGCAGACGTTTTAGCAATTCAATGGCACCCAGAAACAATGTTACAAATGATCAAGTCAGTAAAAATTTCTTCATTGACTTAG